A genomic segment from Stegostoma tigrinum isolate sSteTig4 chromosome 1, sSteTig4.hap1, whole genome shotgun sequence encodes:
- the ucp1 gene encoding mitochondrial brown fat uncoupling protein 1 isoform X1 translates to MVGLKPSSIPVTPGVQILSAGTAACIADLITFPLDTSKVRLQIQGETTRSSAVGVPKSIKYRGVWGTIAAISRTEGPRSLYNGLVAGLQRQMIFASIRIGLYDSVKQLYTGENGHTSMVARLLAGCTTGALAVQVAQPTDVVKVRFQAQVNLRCVTKRYHGTLQAYRSIAREEGIRGLWKGTCPNIVRNAIVNCSELVTYDIIKEAILRKNLLTDNFPCHFLSAFGAGFCATVAASPVDVVKTRYMNSAPGQYKSALNCAWTMLNNEGPTAFYKGFLPSYLRLGSWNVIMFVTYEQLQRAMMIVKQSYDRVA, encoded by the exons ATGGTGGGCCTAAAACCTTCAAGTATTCCAGTGACTCCTGGTGTGCAGATCCTGAGTGCTGGCACAGCCGCCTGCATCGCTGATCTCATCACATTTCCTCTGGACACGTCTAAAGTCAGATTACAG ATTCAAGGAGAAACTACACGATCCTCGGCAGTCGGAGTTCCCAAAAGTATCAAATACCGTGGCGTCTGGGGGACAATCGCCGCCATTAGCAGAACAGAAGGACCCAGGAGTTTATACAATGGACTAGTAGCCGGCCTCCAGAGACAGATGATCTTCGCTTCGATAAGAAtcggactctatgactctgtgaaacAACTTTATACCGGAGAGAATGGCC ATACTAGTATGGTTGCCCGCCTTTTGGCAGGGTGTACTACAGGAGCACTCGCTGTGCAAGTGGCTCAACCGACTGATGTGGTTAAAGTTCGTTTCCAGGCACAAGTGAACCTCAGGTGTGTTACAAAGCGATATCATGGTACCCTTCAGGCTTATAGATCAATCGCCAGAGAAGAAGGAATTCGAGGACTGTGGAAAG GAACTTGTCCCAATATTGTTCGAAATGCCATTGTCAACTGTTCAGAACTTGTAACCTACGACATCATTAAAGAGGCCATTTTGAGGAAAAATCTGTTGACAG ATAACTTTCCATGCCACTTCCTCTCAGCCTTTGGAGCAGGGTTTTGTGCAACAGTAGCAGCTTCTCCTGTTGATGTGGTAAAAACGAGGTATATGAACTCTGCTCCTGGCCAGTACAAGAGTGCATTAAATTGTGCTTGGACCATGCTGAATAATGAAGGACCAACAGCTTTTTACAAAGG GTTTCTTCCCTCTTACCTCCGCCTTGGCAGCTGGAATGTGATTATGTTTGTGACTTATGAACAACTGCAAAGGGCAATGATGATAGTCAAACAAAGTTACGATCGTGTTGCATGA
- the ucp1 gene encoding mitochondrial brown fat uncoupling protein 1 isoform X2 gives MVGLKPSSIPVTPGVQILSAGTAACIADLITFPLDTSKVRLQIQGETTRSSAVGVPKSIKYRGVWGTIAAISRTEGPRSLYNGLVAGLQRQMIFASIRIGLYDSVKQLYTGENGHTSMVARLLAGCTTGALAVQVAQPTDVVKVRFQAQVNLRCVTKRYHGTLQAYRSIAREEGIRGLWKGTCPNIVRNAIVNCSELVTYDIIKEAILRKNLLTDNFPCHFLSAFGAGFCATVAASPVDVVKTRYMNSAPGQYKSALNCAWTMLNNEGPTAFYKG, from the exons ATGGTGGGCCTAAAACCTTCAAGTATTCCAGTGACTCCTGGTGTGCAGATCCTGAGTGCTGGCACAGCCGCCTGCATCGCTGATCTCATCACATTTCCTCTGGACACGTCTAAAGTCAGATTACAG ATTCAAGGAGAAACTACACGATCCTCGGCAGTCGGAGTTCCCAAAAGTATCAAATACCGTGGCGTCTGGGGGACAATCGCCGCCATTAGCAGAACAGAAGGACCCAGGAGTTTATACAATGGACTAGTAGCCGGCCTCCAGAGACAGATGATCTTCGCTTCGATAAGAAtcggactctatgactctgtgaaacAACTTTATACCGGAGAGAATGGCC ATACTAGTATGGTTGCCCGCCTTTTGGCAGGGTGTACTACAGGAGCACTCGCTGTGCAAGTGGCTCAACCGACTGATGTGGTTAAAGTTCGTTTCCAGGCACAAGTGAACCTCAGGTGTGTTACAAAGCGATATCATGGTACCCTTCAGGCTTATAGATCAATCGCCAGAGAAGAAGGAATTCGAGGACTGTGGAAAG GAACTTGTCCCAATATTGTTCGAAATGCCATTGTCAACTGTTCAGAACTTGTAACCTACGACATCATTAAAGAGGCCATTTTGAGGAAAAATCTGTTGACAG ATAACTTTCCATGCCACTTCCTCTCAGCCTTTGGAGCAGGGTTTTGTGCAACAGTAGCAGCTTCTCCTGTTGATGTGGTAAAAACGAGGTATATGAACTCTGCTCCTGGCCAGTACAAGAGTGCATTAAATTGTGCTTGGACCATGCTGAATAATGAAGGACCAACAGCTTTTTACAAAGGGTAA